The following coding sequences are from one Lysinibacillus sp. FSL W8-0992 window:
- a CDS encoding helix-turn-helix transcriptional regulator, with translation MRHWLKIFREKKGMTQEEVAKLVGISRSAYGHIESGERGVTVTNAKKIAMILEFNWILFFEK, from the coding sequence GTGCGCCATTGGCTTAAAATATTTCGTGAGAAAAAGGGGATGACTCAAGAAGAAGTAGCAAAACTGGTGGGTATTAGTCGTTCTGCATATGGGCACATTGAATCTGGTGAAAGGGGTGTAACTGTAACGAATGCTAAAAAAATAGCGATGATTCTAGAATTCAATTGGATTCTTTTTTTTGAAAAATAA